A stretch of the Lactuca sativa cultivar Salinas chromosome 9, Lsat_Salinas_v11, whole genome shotgun sequence genome encodes the following:
- the LOC111897992 gene encoding COP9 signalosome complex subunit 6a: MASSSSGLTFKLHPLVIVNISDHHTRVKSQSQPPTANGGDATSASSSSPALSSPRVFGCVIGVQRGRTVEIFNSFELLYDPSNHSLDRTFLEKKQELYKKVFPNFYILGWYSTGADAEESDMHIHKALMDINESPVYVLLNPLINHAQKDLPVNIYESELHVIDGIPQLIFVRSSYTIETVEAERISVDHVAHLKPSDGGSAATQLAAHLTGIHSAIKMLNSRIRVLHHYLIAMQKGEIPYENSLLRQVSSLLRRLPAIESEKFQDDFLMEYNDTLLISYLAMFTDCSSTMNDVVDKINIAYDRHSRRGGRTAFI, encoded by the exons ATGGCATCATCTAGTAGCGGACTAACCTTCAAGCTTCACCCACTGGTGATCGTCAACATATCCGATCACCACACACGAGTCAAGTCCCAATCGCAACCACCCACCGCCAATGGTGGTGACGCCACCTCCGCCTCTTCCAGTTCTCCGGCACTTTCTTCACCTCGGGTGTTTGGTTGTGTCATTGGAGTTCAACGGGGACGAACCGTCGAGATCTTCAACAGCTTTGAACTTCTCTACGATCCATCCAACCATTCCCTCGACCGTACCTTCCTAGAGAAAAAACAGGAACTCT ATAAGAAAGTATTTCCCAACTTCTACATCCTTGGATGGTATTCTACAGGCGCCGATGCAGAAGAATCAGATATGCACATACACAAAGCT TTGATGGATATCAATGAAAGCCCTGTGTATGTTCTTTTGAACCCTCTGATCAATCATGCTCAAAAGGATCTTCCAGTAAATATCTATGAGAGTG AGTTGCATGTGATTGATGGGATTCCACAGCTTATTTTTGTACGCTCCAGCTACACTATAGAG ACAGTAGAAGCTGAAaggatatctgttgaccatgttGCTCACCTCAAACCATCTGATGGAGGTTCAGCTGCTACCCAAT TGGCTGCTCACTTGACTGGCATTCATAGTGCTATAAAGATGCTCAATAGCAGAATCCGTGTGCTTCATCACTATCTGATTGCTATGCAAAAGG GTGAAATCCCATATGAGAATTCTTTGCTAAGACAAGTCTCTAGTCTCTTGAGGAGATTACCAGCTATTGAATCTGAGAAATTTCAGGATGACTTCTTAATG GAATATAATGACACACTATTGATTAGTTATCTGGCAATGTTCACGGATTGCTCAAG CACAATGAATGATGTGGTTGATAAAATCAACATTGCATATGATAGGCATAGTCGAAGGGGAGGACGTACTGCATTCATCTGA